A segment of the Trifolium pratense cultivar HEN17-A07 linkage group LG7, ARS_RC_1.1, whole genome shotgun sequence genome:
atataatagttatcatgtttgttattgtgtgcaccaaacacaggatatgataactgagtataactgttatcctgctgttatcatatCGTATcattatcctgttttatatcttaTCCTGTCATTATGCTATcgtgcgcaccaaacgggcccttagagTATATTTTTTCTCAAAACGACCTAGTATAACTTGAATTGAAATCGAGGGAGCATCAAACACTTCGAAGTTAATAGCTAATTTATAAACCAGTTTATCAGTTATcggccaaaaaaaaaaaaaattaacttatgAATCAAAATTACTCGTGCTGAGCTGAGTAGTACTATATTACTAATAGTGAGCGCAGCACATGCAGCTGTTGAAGAAGCTTATTTTCAACGCCAAACCAAACCCCATCCATCATTTTCTTCTCTCATTCTATTCTCTCCCCATTCATCTACCCATTCCATTCTCTACCCTAAATCATGATATTGATTGATGGCCTTCCATTCTCTACCCATTCATCTTCAACGTCCACATCCCATTCTCAGGTCAGTTCTTTCTTCCACTTTTCCTCTTCCCTTGCAAATTTCCACATTCCAGTTGCAAATCCAAATTTCTTCATTTATTAGGTACCTGTTTTTCCCTATTcatcataaacaacaaaaaattgtaaaCAAATAATATTCGATTTTACGTTGctatttgctttttttttttttcttttttttcgcAGCCAGTTAAATCTGGTTTGGACTTCTGACATCAAATAGTTTTAGCCCTCTCTTGATCGcgcgcagttgcggggatcaaacCTGTTATTTGCTATTTTAAATTGAAAGGAATATATATTAGTACATCACAAAATGAGTAAGCGCAATAGAGAAATACTGACAAACCCCCAAAGGGAGAAGTAACCAAGTACAAAAACTAACTGCAATTTTTCTGCAACCTATATTATGGCTCTGTTTGGCAAAACATTATAAGcttatataattaaaaagatCTCTCAGAAGCTTATAGCTATTTTTTACTACCTTATAGTGTTTTTAATAAGCTAATTCAGGTAGCTTTTTTTTACTACCTTAtagctttttcttttctttttttgtcaaaaagcTAATTCaggtagcttatagcttatattttttttgctatcttaattgaaaagaaaaaatatcaattaaacattttttatgtcatttcatattcaTAGGTCAACAAAACAactaattttttaccaaaaagagAGTATTCTAGAAATGATGAGCttgtttggttttggttttattACATGTGCCCAAAGCTTTTAATCTGTGACTACGATTGCGGTCGTGGCATTAAGATTTTAATGTCGATGCCCGACCTCAATTGTGGCGACAACATAAGGCGTATTTGGCTACAATTTTCCAAAATATCAAGGATTGTAACTGAGGATTTAAATCTTTTACATGCTTATTAATTCAtaattaatatgaatttttctatttttgttttcatcacTTTAGTGGTGAAGGGTTCATTCAAGTCATTGTAGAGAGTTAACTAGGTaactttttcaaatttcaatagcTTACGTGATTGAGAAGAAGCTTTCTgattatataactttttttttatttaaggatGTGGCTGATTCAATGAGTTTTACTgagaataaaatctaaaaattgcCACTTACTAAAAAATGCTAACCTACGCCTCGAAGGAAAGGAATTACAGAAAGCTTGCAGTGATGTCACTGATTATTACTCATGTTATGCCAATGAACAAaattgtcaaatagcggcttCTATAGCAGagtgaaatttgaacaaattgctatTGTTCCGCAATGCGCTATTAGTATAAAGTGTTGTCAGATGATTGCTATTGTGGCgctataacatcattatagtgTGGCAGAACTTGAACAAACCACTATTTTCCACAATGCATGATTGACAACACTGCCAATAAATAGCTCTTGTGAGTTATTGGCTGCATAATGGTGAATCAGGGGTTTGTCGTGAAACTAAGAGCCTGTTTGAaacaattttggtttttagtttttaaaatgtggtttataaatgtattttagaaaactgtttttaaaaagataaaagcAAAACTCCTTAAACCTGTTTTACTTTTTCAGTTTTAAAAACTGATACACAGAAAACAATTTTTGAAAGCACTTTCGTAAAATTGGATTACCAAtcaagttttttagtttttaatttttaaaaactaaaaaactgtTTTTGAGAAGGGaatcaaacagaccctaaatatCTGATTTTAGAATCATTGGATAAACATGTGAAAAGATCTAGCTTTATGTGCTTATGAACAGGGAGTAGATATTCTACTTGCTTTGTTGAAAAATCCCATTCTGGTATCTGCCTCAAGCTCTTTGAAGGAAAATCCAGAGAGGAAGTTCTCGGCATCTGAGGAGTCTACTCCAGAGAGATCAAAATGGGTTTATTTATTCCAAAGAGAATATGCTACTGTTGATCCAGCATTTGTCAATGTACGCAACTTTTTGACCCTTTGTAATGCTGTTAAGCTTATATCTAATATTATTTCGAgagtaaatattttattttttctttagtgaTACATAAGAGATGATGCATGTTTAGTTGTATATTTAGTTTTAAGTTGGTCTGTACTTCATTGTAGCATGCAACTATTAATCTTTTGCATGCAATTACTTCATACTTGATTAGATTGTGTTTGTGAGTGACATAACCTTGGAATTTCTGTTACCTGTTGGCATTCGTTTTTGTTAGAGAAACTTTTACAGAAGAATGAGCAAAATCCTAGGAGACTCTTTAAAATATGATGTTTTAAATCATTTTCTAACTTCCAAATTAAATCAATAACTCCATGCcattacttttttaattatgttagcAAGTTTTACGTTTCAAATTCAATCAGTTGTACCATGTCTGACAATTCTTCAGTGACATTGTATTTATCTGCTTTTTTTTCCTCCTTCCCATGCATCAATAGTTTGTTGGCACTGATGAAGCGACAACGTGTGTAGGAGTTGTTATTCGAAACCCAAAGAATGGAATGTAAGGATTGAGAATTAGTTAATATATAGATTAAAAGTCTACTGTATTTCAAGTTTTACAGATTCTTCCACTggttttcaaatttcaattacttattttatcatttttaatttgatacGGCAGGACATCGGTTTCCCATATGGATTCACCAAAGGTTGTAGAAACAGGCCTCTCTCAAATGTTATCACTACTTGTTGACGGCAGTTTGGAGACTGAGTTTGATGTGCTTTTCATATTCTTTGTTTCTCTACTATAGGGATTTAGTTTGTCATTTGGTAGTTTAATTACTCCTTTTATCTAACATATTTTCTGATGTAAAACATTTGCTTTATTGATAAAAATGTAGGTGCATCTAATTGGAGGTTTTGAAGAAGTCTCACCACAAGTCTGACCAGGGTCTTATGCTTTGATAgtgaattttcaatttgtagtttCCGCTCAGAGACTGAATGATTCAAGTTGAATATGTTGTGACCTTTTGTGCAGCATGATAATGGTGGCGATGTGTCAGAAAGTGATGCAGATTTGGATAGTTATTCCCTTCCTTTGTGCTCAAAGATTGTTCACACTTTATGGTCAAGAGAGGAGAAGTTTCACATTCGAACTACCTGTGTTCTTGGACATAATACCAAAAGGGATTCTGAAGGAAACACTTATCCTATTTTTAATGGATTTGTGGTTAGTTTTTGCTTTTAAATATTCTCATTTCAGCTTGTTCATATACAATATTTGATAAACCTCTTACTTTCCATCATTACAAAACATATATACTTATTAAGGAATCATAGGTTTGACTGCTCGGGTTGGATGAGAAAGACGGATAAAGATCATAAACTGAAAATATAATTGATTGCATTGTTACGTTACCTTAAGCTAGTACTAGTATTGATACTAAGAATTATGTATAAGCCTAAGCCCCCTAACAATA
Coding sequences within it:
- the LOC123898127 gene encoding protein N-terminal asparagine amidohydrolase, with translation MILIDGLPFSTHSSSTSTSHSQGVDILLALLKNPILVSASSSLKENPERKFSASEESTPERSKWVYLFQREYATVDPAFVNFVGTDEATTCVGVVIRNPKNGMTSVSHMDSPKVVETGLSQMLSLLVDGSLETEFDVHLIGGFEEVSPQHDNGGDVSESDADLDSYSLPLCSKIVHTLWSREEKFHIRTTCVLGHNTKRDSEGNTYPIFNGFVVETATGTVIPACFDRSSRCPDEIVRRIRVSASYEDTSWNGKLLATYDTATDCFKIAPCSWTRRQYQIALSLQHYSDSEILSICSTSPTAEGPDFVDNLRRQWNYLIEHPHWMETFPKKQPRIFTRSADGRWKKC